In Corvus moneduloides isolate bCorMon1 chromosome 3, bCorMon1.pri, whole genome shotgun sequence, one DNA window encodes the following:
- the ZNF513 gene encoding zinc finger protein 513 isoform X2 — MPRRKQSHPQPVKADTLVGKIAIPAYALSDDDCSSGYQQLSVESDPEEGGEPGPAALPCRQCGLQLAASLGQSCLQCAGAEGGRSQRIVYSCQLCPFASHYSSHLKRHMKTHNGEKPFACPQCAYASAQLVNLTRHLRTHTGEKPYRCTCCSFACSSLGNLKRHERVHSQDKPFQCAACDYRCNQSRNLKRHMLSHRLPEGEGPHRRDKDPEPLLPELSLHVGSGSGPFLPGCARLRGEEAAALPELLFPFTCRMCGLVLDDGFAQDEGLAEQVCGRCSLAVLGTEPGASPRKGAGDKGFACSLCPFVTHYPNHLARHMKTHSGEKPFACPLCPYASAHLDNLKRHQRVHTGEKPYKCQLCDYACGNLANLKRHGRIHSGDKPFQCSLCSYSCNQSMNLKRHMLRHTGEKPFQCRNCSYTTGHWDNYKRHQKIHGHTAESWVNPRNAKALLAPPAVGTALP; from the exons ATGCCCCGGCGGAAGCAGAGCCACCCGCAGCCGGTGAAGG CAGATACACTGGTGGGAAAGATCGCTATTCCAGCATACGCCCTGAGCGACGACGACTGCTCCTCTGGGTACCAGCAGCTGAGCGTGGAGAGTGACCCTGAGGAGGGGGGTGAGCCTGGCCCtgccgccctgccctgccgccAGTGCGGGCTGCAGCTGGCTGCCAGCCTgggccagagctgcctgcagtgTGCCGGCGCTGAGGGCGGCCGCAGCCAGCGCATCGTCTActcctgccagctctgtccCTTCGCCTCCCACTACTCCAGCCACCTCAAGCGCCACATGAAGACACACAACGGGGAGAAGCCTTTCGCCTGCCCACAGTGTGCCTACGcctctgcccagctggtgaACCTGACGCGGCATCTGCGCACGCACACCGGGGAGAAGCCGTACCGCTGCACGTGCTGCAGCTTcgcctgcagcagcctgggcaaCCTCAAACGCCACGAGCGGGTCCACAGCCAGGACAAGCCCTTCCAGTGTGCTGCCTGCGACTATCGCTGCAATCAGAGCCGCAACCTGAAGCGGCACATGCTCAGCCACCGCCTGCCCGAGGGCGAGGGGCCGCACCGGCGGGACAAGGACCCAG agccactgctgccagagctgagcctgcacgtgggcagcggcagcggccCCTTCCTGCCCGGCTGCGCACGGCTGCGGGGCGAGGAGGCAGCTGCACTGCCCGAGCTGCTCTTCCCCTTCACATGCCGCATGTGCGGGCTGGTGCTGGATGACGGATTCGCACAGGATGAGGGCCTGGCCGAGCAGGTCTGCGGGCGCTGCAGCTTGGCGGTGCTGGGCACCGAGCCAGGCGCCAGCCCCCGCAAGGGCGCTGGGGACAAGGGCTTtgcctgcagcctctgcccctTCGTCACCCACTACCCCAACCACTTGGCACGGCACATGAAGACACACAGCGGGGAGAAGCCCTTCGCCTGCCCGCTCTGCCCTTATGCCTCCGCCCACCTGGACAACCTGAAGCGGCACCAGCGCGTGCACACAGGCGAGAAGCCCTACAAGTGCCAGCTCTGCGACTATGCCTGTGGCAACCTGGCCAACCTCAAGCGTCATGGGCGCATCCACTCAGGCGACAAGCCCTTCCagtgcagcctctgcagctACAGCTGCAACCAGAGCATGAACCTGAAGCGGCACATGCTGCGACATACGGGCGAGAAGCCCTTCCAGTGCCGGAACTGCTCCTACACCACTGGTCACTGGGACAACTACAAGCGCCACCAGAAGATCCACGGCCACACAGCCGAGAGCTGGGTGAACCCACGCAATGCCAAAGCCCTCCTGGCCCCCCCAGCCGTGGGCACGGCCCTGCCCTGA
- the ZNF513 gene encoding zinc finger protein 513 isoform X3 → MPRRKQSHPQPVKDTLVGKIAIPAYALSDDDCSSGYQQLSVESDPEEGGEPGPAALPCRQCGLQLAASLGQSCLQCAGAEGGRSQRIVYSCQLCPFASHYSSHLKRHMKTHNGEKPFACPQCAYASAQLVNLTRHLRTHTGEKPYRCTCCSFACSSLGNLKRHERVHSQDKPFQCAACDYRCNQSRNLKRHMLSHRLPEGEGPHRRDKDPEPLLPELSLHVGSGSGPFLPGCARLRGEEAAALPELLFPFTCRMCGLVLDDGFAQDEGLAEQVCGRCSLAVLGTEPGASPRKGAGDKGFACSLCPFVTHYPNHLARHMKTHSGEKPFACPLCPYASAHLDNLKRHQRVHTGEKPYKCQLCDYACGNLANLKRHGRIHSGDKPFQCSLCSYSCNQSMNLKRHMLRHTGEKPFQCRNCSYTTGHWDNYKRHQKIHGHTAESWVNPRNAKALLAPPAVGTALP, encoded by the exons ATGCCCCGGCGGAAGCAGAGCCACCCGCAGCCGGTGAAGG ATACACTGGTGGGAAAGATCGCTATTCCAGCATACGCCCTGAGCGACGACGACTGCTCCTCTGGGTACCAGCAGCTGAGCGTGGAGAGTGACCCTGAGGAGGGGGGTGAGCCTGGCCCtgccgccctgccctgccgccAGTGCGGGCTGCAGCTGGCTGCCAGCCTgggccagagctgcctgcagtgTGCCGGCGCTGAGGGCGGCCGCAGCCAGCGCATCGTCTActcctgccagctctgtccCTTCGCCTCCCACTACTCCAGCCACCTCAAGCGCCACATGAAGACACACAACGGGGAGAAGCCTTTCGCCTGCCCACAGTGTGCCTACGcctctgcccagctggtgaACCTGACGCGGCATCTGCGCACGCACACCGGGGAGAAGCCGTACCGCTGCACGTGCTGCAGCTTcgcctgcagcagcctgggcaaCCTCAAACGCCACGAGCGGGTCCACAGCCAGGACAAGCCCTTCCAGTGTGCTGCCTGCGACTATCGCTGCAATCAGAGCCGCAACCTGAAGCGGCACATGCTCAGCCACCGCCTGCCCGAGGGCGAGGGGCCGCACCGGCGGGACAAGGACCCAG agccactgctgccagagctgagcctgcacgtgggcagcggcagcggccCCTTCCTGCCCGGCTGCGCACGGCTGCGGGGCGAGGAGGCAGCTGCACTGCCCGAGCTGCTCTTCCCCTTCACATGCCGCATGTGCGGGCTGGTGCTGGATGACGGATTCGCACAGGATGAGGGCCTGGCCGAGCAGGTCTGCGGGCGCTGCAGCTTGGCGGTGCTGGGCACCGAGCCAGGCGCCAGCCCCCGCAAGGGCGCTGGGGACAAGGGCTTtgcctgcagcctctgcccctTCGTCACCCACTACCCCAACCACTTGGCACGGCACATGAAGACACACAGCGGGGAGAAGCCCTTCGCCTGCCCGCTCTGCCCTTATGCCTCCGCCCACCTGGACAACCTGAAGCGGCACCAGCGCGTGCACACAGGCGAGAAGCCCTACAAGTGCCAGCTCTGCGACTATGCCTGTGGCAACCTGGCCAACCTCAAGCGTCATGGGCGCATCCACTCAGGCGACAAGCCCTTCCagtgcagcctctgcagctACAGCTGCAACCAGAGCATGAACCTGAAGCGGCACATGCTGCGACATACGGGCGAGAAGCCCTTCCAGTGCCGGAACTGCTCCTACACCACTGGTCACTGGGACAACTACAAGCGCCACCAGAAGATCCACGGCCACACAGCCGAGAGCTGGGTGAACCCACGCAATGCCAAAGCCCTCCTGGCCCCCCCAGCCGTGGGCACGGCCCTGCCCTGA
- the ZNF513 gene encoding zinc finger protein 513 isoform X1, translating into MPRRKQSHPQPVKGECAAGPGGGGGGPAGTRGARGAAADVEDGTEETAGAAVVLPGDLLLGRGPASEKGPPADTLVGKIAIPAYALSDDDCSSGYQQLSVESDPEEGGEPGPAALPCRQCGLQLAASLGQSCLQCAGAEGGRSQRIVYSCQLCPFASHYSSHLKRHMKTHNGEKPFACPQCAYASAQLVNLTRHLRTHTGEKPYRCTCCSFACSSLGNLKRHERVHSQDKPFQCAACDYRCNQSRNLKRHMLSHRLPEGEGPHRRDKDPEPLLPELSLHVGSGSGPFLPGCARLRGEEAAALPELLFPFTCRMCGLVLDDGFAQDEGLAEQVCGRCSLAVLGTEPGASPRKGAGDKGFACSLCPFVTHYPNHLARHMKTHSGEKPFACPLCPYASAHLDNLKRHQRVHTGEKPYKCQLCDYACGNLANLKRHGRIHSGDKPFQCSLCSYSCNQSMNLKRHMLRHTGEKPFQCRNCSYTTGHWDNYKRHQKIHGHTAESWVNPRNAKALLAPPAVGTALP; encoded by the exons ATGCCCCGGCGGAAGCAGAGCCACCCGCAGCCGGTGAAGGGTGAGTGCGCGGCGGgcccggggggcggcggcggcggcccggcgGGGACCCGCGGCGCTCGGGGCGCTGCAGCGGACGTCGAGGATGGCACCGAGGAGACGGCAGGAGCGGCGGTGGTGCTGCCCGGGGACCTGCTGCTGGGCCGCGGCCCGGCCTCCGAGAAGGGACCGCCAG CAGATACACTGGTGGGAAAGATCGCTATTCCAGCATACGCCCTGAGCGACGACGACTGCTCCTCTGGGTACCAGCAGCTGAGCGTGGAGAGTGACCCTGAGGAGGGGGGTGAGCCTGGCCCtgccgccctgccctgccgccAGTGCGGGCTGCAGCTGGCTGCCAGCCTgggccagagctgcctgcagtgTGCCGGCGCTGAGGGCGGCCGCAGCCAGCGCATCGTCTActcctgccagctctgtccCTTCGCCTCCCACTACTCCAGCCACCTCAAGCGCCACATGAAGACACACAACGGGGAGAAGCCTTTCGCCTGCCCACAGTGTGCCTACGcctctgcccagctggtgaACCTGACGCGGCATCTGCGCACGCACACCGGGGAGAAGCCGTACCGCTGCACGTGCTGCAGCTTcgcctgcagcagcctgggcaaCCTCAAACGCCACGAGCGGGTCCACAGCCAGGACAAGCCCTTCCAGTGTGCTGCCTGCGACTATCGCTGCAATCAGAGCCGCAACCTGAAGCGGCACATGCTCAGCCACCGCCTGCCCGAGGGCGAGGGGCCGCACCGGCGGGACAAGGACCCAG agccactgctgccagagctgagcctgcacgtgggcagcggcagcggccCCTTCCTGCCCGGCTGCGCACGGCTGCGGGGCGAGGAGGCAGCTGCACTGCCCGAGCTGCTCTTCCCCTTCACATGCCGCATGTGCGGGCTGGTGCTGGATGACGGATTCGCACAGGATGAGGGCCTGGCCGAGCAGGTCTGCGGGCGCTGCAGCTTGGCGGTGCTGGGCACCGAGCCAGGCGCCAGCCCCCGCAAGGGCGCTGGGGACAAGGGCTTtgcctgcagcctctgcccctTCGTCACCCACTACCCCAACCACTTGGCACGGCACATGAAGACACACAGCGGGGAGAAGCCCTTCGCCTGCCCGCTCTGCCCTTATGCCTCCGCCCACCTGGACAACCTGAAGCGGCACCAGCGCGTGCACACAGGCGAGAAGCCCTACAAGTGCCAGCTCTGCGACTATGCCTGTGGCAACCTGGCCAACCTCAAGCGTCATGGGCGCATCCACTCAGGCGACAAGCCCTTCCagtgcagcctctgcagctACAGCTGCAACCAGAGCATGAACCTGAAGCGGCACATGCTGCGACATACGGGCGAGAAGCCCTTCCAGTGCCGGAACTGCTCCTACACCACTGGTCACTGGGACAACTACAAGCGCCACCAGAAGATCCACGGCCACACAGCCGAGAGCTGGGTGAACCCACGCAATGCCAAAGCCCTCCTGGCCCCCCCAGCCGTGGGCACGGCCCTGCCCTGA